GCCGAGAGCGTCAGCTTAGCGGTAGCAGCACGCTTTTTGGTCGGACTGTGTCTTGCCGGTATTTATCCGCTCGGTATGAAATTGGTGGTGAGCTGGACACCCAACAACGCAGGCGCGGCGCTGGGCTGGTTGGTCGGCATGCTGACACTGGGCATTGCCTCGCCCCACTTACTACGCGGGCTAACGCTGCACTTGCCATGGCAGTGGCCGCTGTTGCTGGCCTCTGGCCTGGCACTGCTCGCCGCACTGATGATTTTTAAACTAGGCGTGGGGCCACACCTGCCCGCCAAAGCTAGCGGCGGACGCCCATGGGCAGGACTGGCTGCCTTCAGGCAAAAGAACTTTCGCGCCGCGGCGCTGGGCTACTTTGGTCACTGCTGGGAGCTATACGCCCTGTGGGCGCTGGTGCCTTTTTTAGTTGCTAGAGAGCTGGAACGCCTAAGCGCAGCGCCGGGCCTTCAGCCATGGCTCAGCTTTGCGGTGATTGCGTTGGGCTTACCTGGCTGCGTTTGGGCTGGCCGCTGGAGCCGCCGAGTGGGCAGCGCGCGAGTGGCCTTTGTGGCGCTAGCGACCTCCGGCACGCTTTGTTTGCTCTATCCACTGCTAGGCGGCACATCACCCTGGCTACTGCTAACCCTACTAGGGATTTGGGGGATTAGCGTGATTGCCGACTCGGCGCAGTTTTCCGCGCTGGCGTCAGCCGCCGCCCCACCTGAGCGTCTCGGCGCGGCGCTAGCCATGATGAATGCCATTGGCTTTGGCCTAACGATTCCGTCTATTGCCCTAGTCACTGCCCTATGGGTAAGCCAAGGCCCCTGGGTGATATGGTGGCTACTACCTGGCCCAGTGCTTGGATTAATCGCCATGCGTGGGCTCTCTTCAAGTAAATGATTAGCGCGTGTTCTTGGTATGGTGGCCGCCTTGTTATCACCACCACAAAGGTTTTCCTATGGCCCACGCTGCCTACTGGGTGCCGCTTGACGTTAAGCGCCACGGCGGTTTGATGTGGCAACGTTTTACTGCCTACCATTTTGCTCAGCACATTACCCAGGCAAGCCTAGCAGAAGCCGAATTACGCCATGCGGCCGCTAGTTTTCCAATTGGGTTCACCCAAACAGCATCAGGCTGGCAGGCCGTCGCACTACTGGGGCTGCGCGATGAACAAAATCTCATCGTCGATAGCCAAGGGGGCTGGCGCGCGGCGTATGTGCCCGCCGCCCTGCGAAGCCACCCCTTCGGGCTGCATGCTGAATATCCTGAAAAGCTATGCATCGACCAACATTCACCTTTTGTGGTGGCGCGCCTGGATGCCGAGCCTTTCTTTAACCAACACGGCGAGCTAGCCAGCTTCCCCCAACAAGTACTGGCTTTTCTCCAGCAGCGGGAAGCAGGTTGCCAGCGAGTTGCACAGCAGCTTGATGCATTGGCCAATGCCAAGCTGCTCGCGCTTTGGCAGCCAGAAGGCTATCAAGGCAGCGCGCCGCTATATCAAATTGATGAGCCCGCTTGGAAGGCGCTATCCGCTGAACAAATGGGGCTTTTCTGGCAATTGGGTGCCGTTCCTTTAGTGTACGCTCAGCTCATATCCCAACGGCAGCTTGGCGTACTTCGCAGCCTCCTTCAGCGGCCGACAACATCGCCGCCAGAAGCAAACGCTTCCCGCCCCCTTTCCGAGTGGCAAGAAGCGTTTAGCAGCGAAGAACGCTATCAATGGCCGGATCCCTCTTAATTGGGTGCCAAGCACCGACGTTATTCAGGAACGTGAATGTCTTTTAATGTTGATACGCGGCCACGCAAACGGCTATTACTAAGCAGCGTGGCCGCTGCGTTTTTGCTGGCAAGTCCATTACTGGCCGCTCAAACGGCGCTTGATGAACCGCTTCCCGAGGCTGCGCCACTGCCCGCCTCATCGCTGGAAGGGCCGGCATTTTCGCCGGAACTAACGCAACTATTAACGCGCTTTCGCTGGCAAACGGGTCAGCCAATGGAAGCCACCCCTGCGCTAGGTGCGCTACGCCAAAAAATCCAACAGGCGCTAGAGCAACAGCCTCGCATTCTGGCCCAGCGCTCTCGTGAGCGTGAGTCGGTGCTGCAAATTGACGAAGTGCGCGCCGTGCGTCTCCCTCAGGTGAACGCTGGGCTTGAGTACCGTAACGACTTGCAGCGCACTGAATCACTACCCGACCGCGGCTCACGCGTCGACGCGGTCGTTACGCTCAGCCAGCTGTTGGTGGATTTTGGCGCCAGCGGTGAGCGCATACGCGCGGCCGATCTTAGCGCTGAAGCAGCTTATTGGCAGTCCCACGCCAGTGTCGAAGAAGAAGTCCTCTACGCCTTGAATGCCTACTTGGATGTTGCCCGTGTTACCGCTCAGCGCCAGCTAGCTGAGCACAATCTGCAGCAGCATCAGCGCATTTTTGAAGACGTTCAACTTCGCCGCGAGGCAGGCGCCGGTTCGCGAGCCGATGTACTGCGTGCCCAGAGCCGCTTAAGCGACGCCAACTCGCGGCTAATCTCCTTAGAAGGTGAGTTAGCCAGGGCGATTAACGTCTACCAAGAAGCGTTCTTTACCCAGCCCGACGAGCTGGCCTTGCCCCAAGGCGGGGCGCTACTAAGCGAGACCAGCGCCGACCAACTGCTGGATAACGCCCTTGCCCGTAACGCCTCGCTGCGTAGCCAAACCCTGGCCAGCGAGGCCAGCGAAGCCGACGCTCAAGCTACCCGTAACGCCCGCTTGCCTAGCCTGAGCGTAGCCGTGGAAGGTCGTCAATTCGATGTGAATGAGTTCAACGAATCGGATAATGACGTGGCGCTGTTATTTAATCTTGATTACACGCCCTATAGCGGCGGCGCGACCTCATCGCGCATTGCCCAAGCGGTTGAACGTCAGCAGCAGAGCCAATTTGAACGCCAAGCCTTGCATCGCGAGCTGGAGCGGGAAGTGCGCTCTGCCTATACCGACACGCGCACCCGCCTAGCGGAGCTTGAAGCGCAAACCGCCACGCTTGCTGCTGAAGAAGAAGCGTTACTGGCCTATCGCGATCAGTTCGCCGTAGGAAGAAGCAGCATTAACGATTTGTTGGACGCCCAGCGGGACCTGTTCCAAACCGCGCTAGAGCTGATTAATCGCCGTGTGCGCTGGGAGCAAGCTAGCTTTCAACAGCTCGCGGTAACCGGGCAGCTACTCGATGTGATGGAGATTTACCTTGAGCGCCGCTAATCCCCACACGGATGCCCTTGAGCAATGCCTGACCTTTGTGGCGGCTCGGCTTGAGCTGCCGGTCTCAGAAGCGGCTGTACGCGCCCAACGGGTAGGCGCAAACACCCCGCTCACCCCCGACGGCTTTATTGATGCTGCCGAGCGTCACGGCATGGTCGCGGCGCTGGGTGAACACGCGTTGACAACGCTGGGTAACTCGCTGCTGCCAGCGGTCGCGCTGCTAAAAAACGGGCGCGCCGTGGTCATCATTGAGCGCATTGATGATGAGCGTTTTGCGCTGTTCGATCCGGCATTAGGCAAACAGCCGGTCGACACCGCGTTAAGTGCCCTTCAAGCAGAGTACATCGGCCACCTGATTGCGGTGCGCGCCCGCTACCGGCCGGTAACACTGAATAGCGAGCCAGCCATACAAGGCGGCCACTGGTTTTGGAGCGCACTCTCGTCTAATCGTTGGGTGTACACCCAAGTGGTGATTGCCGCTGCGCTAACCAACTTCCTTGGGCTAGCCACCTCACTGTTTATTATGGTGGTTTACGACCGCGTATTGCCCAACGAGGCCATTGAATCGCTCGTCGCGCTAACCGTGGGTGTGAGCATCGCATTGCTGTTTGATTTTGCGGTAAAAACGTTGCGCCAACTGTTTATTGAACGGGCGGGACAAGAAGCTGACCTGCGCATGGGCAGGCGCATTTTTGACCATGTACTCAATCTACAAATGAGTGCCAAGCGAGGTTCTACTGGCGGGTTTGCCAACACCCTTCGGGAATTTGAGTCGCTGCGCGATTTCTTCGCCTCAGCATCGCTGGTAGCCCTCGTCGATTTGCCGTTTATTTTCCTGTTTATCGGCGTGATTTATCTGATTGGGGGCCCGCTCTTTATGGTGCCGCTGATTGCCGTGCCGTTGGTACTGCTGATTGGCCTGGCGGTGCAGCCCTTTCTTAAACGCCTTTCCGGCCAAGCCTTCGAAGAGAGCCGTTCCAAGCAGGGCGTGCTGATTGAAGCGGTAGCAGGGCTGGAAACCATTAAAGCCAGTGGCGCTGCGCCAATGATTCGTCAGCGCTGGGAAGAGAGCGTTCAGCAGCAATCTAACGTGGGCCGTAAAGGCCGCGCAATTCAACAGTTTGCTCTTAATGCCACCGCGTTCGCCCAGCAAGCCGCTCAGGTGAGCATTGTGGTGTATGGGGTGTTTTTAGTCGGTGACGGGGTGATTTCCATGGGTGCAATGATTGCCTGTGTGATTCTCACCGGCCGTGCACTCGCGCCGCTGGCGCAGCTGGCTCAAACCATGACCCGCATTAACCAAGCCCGCACCTCTTACCGTGCGCTCGACCAACTAATGAATATGCCTTCCGAACGCCCCGCTGGCCGTCACTACTTAAGCCGCTCTTCTCTGGAAGGCAAAATCAGCTTGCAAGATGTGAGCTTCCGCTACCCAGAGCAAACCACTGAGGCACTGGCCAATATCAACCTGACAATCGAGCCTGGAGAAAAAGTTGCGCTACTGGGCCGTGTGGGCTCTGGGAAAAGCACCCTAGCGCGGCTACTGCTTGGCATTTACCCGCCCGAAAAGGGCGCGGTACTAGTAGACGACACCGATATTCGCCAAATTGACCCTGCGGATTTACGTCACAACATTGGTAGCGTGTTGCAGGAAGCGTGGCTGTTTTCTGGCACCGTTCGCCAGAATATTGCGATTGGTGCCCACCACCCTACCGATGAACAAATTCTCCAGGCCGCCAAACTGGCCGGTGCCCACGACTTTATCGCCCGCCACCCCCAGGGCTACGACATGCCCATTGGTGAGCGCGGCGAAGGGCTTTCCGGTGGCCAGCGGCAGCTCATCTGCCTTGCCCGCGCGCTGCTGGGTGCCCCGCCGATGTTGCTGATGGATGAGCCAACCAGTGCGATGGATATTCAAACCGAAAAAGAAGTGATCTCACGGCTAAAAGCCGCTAGCCAATCGCAAACCCTGGTCGTCGTGACGCACCGTACCAGCCTGCTAGCACTGGTGGATCGGGTAATTATTGTTGATCAAGGCCAGATTATTGCCGATGGCCCTAAGGCCCAGGTGATGCGCCCCGTTGAAGCAGCGCCCCACCGCACGCGTGAAGGAACAGCATTGTGAGCCGCCCGACGTCCCAGCTTGATTTTGAACACTTTGTACGCCATGGCCGCGCCAAACGCCCAATTGCCAGCAGCCTGCTGCTACTCACCATTATTGGCTTTTTACTGATTGGCTTCTTATGGGCTTATCTCACGGAGGTGGACGAAGTGACTCGGGGGCAAGGCAAAGTCGTGCCCTCGCGCAGCCTGCAAGTAGTAGAAAGCCTGGAAGGCGGCGTGGTGACCGAGATTAACGTACGCCGTGGGGATACGGTCGAACAAGGCGACACGCTGATGGTGCTTAGTGGCGGCACGCTGGAAGGCGACTACGAAGAGAGCTTACAGCGCCTGCGTTCGTTACAACTGCGCTTGCAACGCCTGGAAGCCGAAATCAACCAAACGCCGCTGGCACTCGATGATGCACTCAGCCAAGGCGCACCTAGTGTGGCTGCGAGCGAAACCCGTCTGTTTCATGGGCGGCAATTGGAGCTAAGCGCCGAACTTCAAGTATTAGAACAGCAGGGCTATCAGCGCAGTCAGGAGAAAGCTGAGCTCGAAGCCGCGTTAAGCACCGCCCGTTCCGGCGTGCAGCTGGCCGAACGAGAGCTGGCCATCATTCAGCCACTGGCTCAACGCGGTATTGAACCAGAAACCTCGCTGCTGCGAGTGCGTCAATCACTCAACGAGCTGCGCGGCGAGGTAGCCCGCCAACAAAGTGCCGTTGCCCGGGCTGAATCTTCCATCGCTGAAATTGAAGACCGCAAAGCAGCCGCTCGCAATGCCTTTGAAGCCGATGCGCTCGCTCAACTGGCCGAAGCGACCTCACAGGTCGCAGAGCTACAAAAGACGCTTCCCGGCCGAGCAGACCAGGTGGCACGCACCACCATCCGCTCGCCAGTCGCAGGGGTTGTTAATCAAGTGCATATTAGCACCGTAGGTGGCGTAGCAGGCTCCGGTGAGCCGCTCGTAGAAGTCGTTCCTGCCGACGACGCCTTGGTCGTAGAAGCGCATATTCGCCCCTCGGATATCGCCTTCCTCTACCCCGGCCAGCCGGTGAAGGTAAAACTAACGGCCTACGACTTTGCCCGTTACGGCGGACTGGATGGCGAGCTGGTCACTATTGCCGCCGACGCTGTCCAAATGCCCGAAAGCGGTGAGCTGATGTACCCCGTTGAGGTGCGCACCGACGGCTATCTCTTCGACGCTGACAATGAACCGCTGACCATAATTCCCGGTATGGTGGCGGAAATCGATATTCTCAGCGGTAAGCGCAGCGTATTGGACTACCTCATGGAGCCCGTGGTGAAAGTACGCGACCGCGCCCTACGCGATTAACCGCTGTGCGGTTTCATCAACGCCCCTGACGCCAGGGGGTCGTTCGCGGTATACTTGGCACCATTTTTTTGCAAGCCGTGAGCCGACTCCCCATGGAAAAGACCTACCAACCCGAACAGATCGAAACCCGCTGGTACGAACGCTGGGAAGCCGACAACCGCTTCGCCCCAACAGGCCGCGGTAAGCCGTTTTCGATCATGATTCCACCGCCTAACGTGACCGGCAGCCTGCACATGGGCCACGCGTTCCAGGACACCATTATGGATACCCTGACGCGCTGGAAACGGATGCAGGGCAACAACACCCTGTGGCAGGTAGGCACCGACCACGCCGGTATCGCCACGCAAATGCTGGTTGAGCGTAAAATTGCCGCGGAAGAAGGCAAAACCCGCCACGACCTGGGACGCGATGCGTTTATCGACAAGGTGTGGGAGTGGAAAGAGGAGTCCGGCGGCCACATCACCCGCCAGTTGCGCCGCATGGGCGCCAGCGTTGATTGGTCCCGCGAGCGCTTCACCATGGATGACGGCTTCTATAAAGCCGTGCAAGAAGTGTTCGTGCGCTTGCACGAAGAAAAGTTGATCTACCGTGGCAAACGCCTAGTGAACTGGGACCCGACCCTGCACACCGCGATTTCCGACCTGGAAGTGGAAAACAAAGATCAGCAGGGCAGCTTCTGGCACTTCCGCTACCCACTGGCCGATGGCGTCAAAACCACCGATGGTAAAGATTATCTGGTCGTGGCAACCACTCGCCCCGAAACTTTACTAGGCGATACAGGTGTCGCGGTTAACCCCGACGACGCCCGCTATGCCTCGCTGGTCGGCAAATTTATCGAATTGCCGCTGGTCGGCCGCCGCATTCCTATCGTTGCCGACGAGCACGCCGATATGGAAAAAGGCTCCGGCTGCGTGAAGATCACCCCGGCCCACGACTTCAATGACTACGAAGTCGGCAAGCGCCAGAACCACCTGCTGATCAATGTATTCACCAAGGATGCCACCATCCTTGAGCGCGCTGAAATCTTTGACCTGAAAGGCACTCCCCAGCCCGACGAAGACGCCAGCCTGCCCGCCAAGTACGCAGGGCTGGACCGTTTTGAAGCGCGCAAGCAGATTGTGGCCGATATGGACGCCCTGGGCCTACTGGAACAGGTGGAAGCAGTTAACAACACCCTGCCCTATGGCGACCGCTCTGGCGATGTGATTGAGCCGCTGCTCACTGATCAATGGTTTGTTGCGGTAGAAACCCTGGCCAAGCCCGCCATTGAAGCGGTGGAAAACGGCGATATCCAGTTCGTACCGAAGAACTACGAAAATATGTACTTCGCTTGGATGCGCGACCTACAAGACTGGTGTATCTCCCGCCAGCTGTGGTGGGGCCACCGCATTCCCGCCTGGTACGACGCCGAAGGCAATGTGTACGTTGCCCGTAGCGAAGAGGAAGCCCGCGAGAAGCACGGCTTAGGTGCAGAGGTGACACTGACCCAAGACGAAGACGTCCTCGACACGTGGTTCAGCTCGGGCCTATGGACGTTTGGCACGCTAGGTTGGCCGGAAAAAACCCCAGAACTGGAAACCTTCCACCCCTCCAGCGTGTTGGTGACCGGTTTTGACATCATCTTCTTCTGGGTCGCTCGGATGATCATGATGACCCTCAAGTTCACTGGCGAAGTACCGTTCAAAACCGTCTATGTGCACGGCTTGGTACGCGATGGTCAGGGTCAGAAAATGTCCAAATCCAAGGGCAATGTGCTGGACCCCATCGACCTGATTGACGGCATCAGCCTGGATGCGCTGCTTGAAAAGCGCACCGGTAATATGATGCAGCCGAAACAGGCCAAAGCCATTGCCAAAGCGACCAAGGACGAATTTAAAGACGGCATTGAAGCCCACGGCACCGATGCCCTGCGCTTTACGTTCCTTTCCCAGGCAACCACCGGGCGCGATATCAAGTTTGATATGAACCGCCTGGATGGCTACCGCAACTTCTGCAACAAGCTGTGGAACGCTTCACGCTACGTGCTTATGAATGCCGAAGGTGAAGATTGCGGCGTTTCTATTGAAGGACAAGGCGTTGGTGAGGTTGAGCTTTCGCTGGCCGACCGCTGGATTATTTCCCAACTACAGAAAACCGAAGCCCAGGTCACCAAAGCGATGGACGAGTACCGCTTCGACCACGCCTCCCAAGCGCTGTATGAGTTTGTCTGGAACGAGTACTGCGACTGGTACCTGGAGCTTTCCAAGCCGGTATTGTGGGACGAAAACGCCAGTGCAGAAGCCAAACGTGGCACCCGCCGTACGCTAGTGCGCGTACTGGAAACCATTCTGCGCCTCGCTCATCCGATGATGCCCTATATCTCAGAAGAGATCTGGCAGCGCGTTGCCCCGCTGGCAGGCACCTTCGTCGGTGATGGCGCGTCGATCATGCTCCAAGCCTGGCCGGAAGCCGACGAAAGCAAAATCGACGAACAGGCCACTCGGGATATCGAATGGCTGAAAGGCGTGATTATCGCAGTGCGTAACATCCGCGCTGAGATGAATATTGCCCCCGGTAAGCCGCTGGACGTACTGCTCACCAAAGGTAAACCGGAAGACGCCGAACGCCTGGAAAGCAACCGCCACTTCCTAGCCAAGCTGGCTAAGTTGGAAAGCGCCACCTGGCTATCCAACCCAGACGACGCACCGCTTTCAGCCACCCAGTTAGTGGGTGACATGGAAGTGCTGGTGCCCATGGCGGATCTGATCGACAAAGACGCCGAACTAAAACGCCTAGCTAAAGAAATTGAAAAGCAGGACAAGTTGATCGGCGGTATCGAGAAGAAGCTCGGCAACGAAGGCTTTATCGCCAAAGCCCCGGAAGCCGTGGTGGAAAAAGAGCGTGGCAAACTCGCTGAATTCCAAGCTGCCAAAAAGCTTCTGGAAGAGCAACAAGCGAAGATCGCGGCGCTGTAAAACGGGTTAGCTAACACAGCCGAAACCAAAACGGCACCGCGAGGTGCCGTTCTGGATGTTAACTCACTTCTTAATCAACGCTAGCCACTAGTCAAAGAGCACGATATTGAGTGCATAGCAGCATTTGATAGCACAAACGTCGGCTGAGTCGGCTCACCACTAAACGCCACGTCAATCATTGCCGCTGCAACCCGCCGTGTTGCAATAGGGCGTACCGCTTTACCCGCCGCCTGCTCTTCCAGCTTTTCAAAATCAATCACACGAAGGCTAATTTTGGAGGAAATAGCCGCCGGAAAAAACTGCGACACCGTCAACTCACGACGCATCAGTACGATGACATGGGCGAGTTCTTCTCGTTGGGTTAATTGGGTGACTAACTGTTTGCCAATAGCCCCGGTTGAACCCAATACAATTGCCGTGTCATGCATTCACAACCCTTACGGTTTCAAGTAGCCAGCAATTTTACTGCCGATATTCTTTAGGTCAGTAAGCCTTCTATTCTGAGCTATCATCAAATCGACACCTAAGCCACTACGCTTGAACCCCACCATCACGTACAGCACGATAAAAGGGCACAGCAACCTGGGAAAACAGCGCCACTCCCCAGACAAGGTTAGCCACAATGGATGGTACGTTGGGGAAGATAACGAATAGTAGCAAGGCAGTGGCGATGCCAAAGACTCTGACGCCAGCAGAGTGATAACGCCGGGTTATATCACGCCCTTCTACCGTATGCTGCAAGATCCAAAGAGCGCACAAAAAGACCACCAAACCAATATTACCGACCATGCCATAACCCAATGGATAAGGTTCCATAAACCCAACATAAACCTCGCCAGCCAACGCTACTCCAATCAGCACCGCGCTCCACATGATGACAATATGGGTAAGCCAATACGTTACTGTAAAGGATGTTTTCTGGCTTTTAGGCTGAGCATTTCCCACACAATCGAAGTAGATCCAGGCCAACGCAAACAGGGAAAAACCACCCATAATAAAGTTAACCAGCGTATCCAGCCCCACCGTACTAATACTTTTATCGCTAAGGGTAACGACCAATTTAAAGAAGCCTTCGCCTAACAAAATCAGCATCAGCAACCCGAACCGCTCCGAGATGTGGTGCAGTCGCGGACGAAAACGCTCAAAGCGCAGCGTACCTACACGCGGCATCATGTACTGCAACTGTATCAGTACAATGCCAGCGCCAAAGACCCAGTAGCCAACTGGTCGAGGTAACACAGCGGACAGGGCAAACAGCCCGGCAAGTATAAAGAAATTACGCCCCTGTTCGGCAGCTAGTGACGTTGTTTCTGCTCCCACACGCCTAGCCCGCCAGTATAGATAAGCCGTCAACGCCCGATTGAAAGCATAGCCAAGAGCGAAATAGACCCACCCACCCTCTAGAATTTCCGGAATCGCTGCCGCGATGACCATCATGGTCACTATCTGAAACGCCATAATCGTTCGGTGGGGAATGTCTGTCGAGATATATAGCGAGTTGTAGACAGAACTGTCAGCCCAGGCGAAGAAGACCGCCAAAAACATGGCTGAAAAAACCAAAAACCCATGAATATCAAGGTGGCTAGACAGGAAATTACCCAACATAAAGATGGTAACGACGTGCACTAAATCAAAAAACAGCTCTACCCAATGGACATGGTCGTTGGAATCCTCAGCATCCATGTGGTGGCGCGGTTGACGCCAGACAGGAAAATTTCTTAACGTCATTGATCATGGCTCCTGATTTGACGACCTCAACACTTGGCTCTGTAATATCGGCACTACCCAGTCTATAAATGCTTCAAGACGCCGCGTCATATGCTCACGATGTGGATACAACAAAGAGATGGGCATAGGCTCGGGTACCGTCATAGGCAGAACGTTAACCAAGCTTCCCGCATCCAGGTGATGACGCACATCGTAATGTGGGACCTGAATCAGCCCCAAACCAGCCAGTGCACCAGCAATGAGCGCTTCTGCCGTGTTCACGGTGACGCGAGCAGGAAGCAATACACTCTCTACTTGACCTCCTTGCTGATACTCCCAGCTCTCAACACTGCCTGAGATGGACGAAACGAACGCAACAATGCGGTGAGCGGATAGATCCGCAATCGTCTTAGGCATGCCAAAGCGGGCTAGATAAGCAGGGCTCGCACAATTGCACAGCGGCAAACTACCAAGCGGTCGGGCAATAAGATTACTGTCTGCCAGCTCGCCCACTCGAATCACACAATCTACTCCCTCGCCTACCAAATCAACCGCTCGATCAGTCACTCCCATTTGAATATCGATATCTGGGTATCGGTCAAGGAAGTCTGGCAGCGCAGGTACTAGCACTCGGCGGCCTAGGCGCCCTGGAACATTAATGCGCAGTTTGCCGCTGGGGCGCCCCGCTTCCGCGGGAAACGCACCTGTTAACCGCTCGTAATCCTCCAACAGTAACAGCGCCTGCTTGTACAGCAGTTGCCCCTCTTCGGTGATATCAAGCGCCCGCGTCGTCCGATTAATCAGGCGAGTTCCCAGCTTGCTCTCTAAATTTTTCACCGCTGTCGATACCGTAGAGCGAGGAATACTCAGGCTCTCCGCAGCACGGGTGAAGCTCATGCAATCCACCACACGGATAAAAACATGCAGCCTTTCCAGCCGATCCATTTCCCTCACCTTACTGTTCGTGATTCTCGACAAATGCTGTCAGTTTACGCCGGTTTATACCAATGCCCAGCCTAGCGAGAATGAATCTGCAAGCCGATGTCAATGCTCGGCGTAACAGCAAATACATTTGATCTCAAAATACCAAGAAGGTAATCAACATGGCGACATACGATTTTAAAAACAAAGTAGTGCTTATCGCTGGCGGTGCGAAAAACCTCGGCGGCCTCCTAAGCCGTGAAGTGGCTAAAGAGGGTGCGAAGGTTGTGGTGCATTACAACAGCGATGCCACCCGTGCTGACGCGGAAGAAACGGTTAATGCGGTAAAAGGCTTGGGTGGCGACGCCTACATGACCCAAGGTGACTTAACCCGGCCAGCCAGTGTAGAGGCTCTGTTTCTAGAAGCTAAAGACAAGTTCGGCGGTATCGACGTTGCCGTCAACACAGCAGGTATGGTGCTACGCAAGCCTATCATCGAGACGAGTGAAGACGAATATGACACCATGTTCGACATCAATGCCAAGGCGGCGTATTTCTTTATTAAGGAAGCAGGCAAACATCTGAATGACAATGGAAAAATTATCACTGTTGTCACTTCCCTGCTTGCAGCCTTTACTGATGGCTATTCCACTTATGCTGGTGGCAAGTCGCCCGTAGAGCATTTCACCCGTGCGGCGGCCAAAGAGTTCGCAGGGCGTGGCATTTCGGTAACCGCCGTTGGCCCCGGCCCCATGGACACTCCTTTCTTCTACGGGCAGGAAACTCCAGAACGGGTGGGATACCATAAATCCCAATCACTGAATGGGGACCTTACCAAAATCGAAGACATTTCCCCGATTATTCGTTTCCTGGCGACCGACGGCTGGTGGATTACCGGCCAAACCATCTTTGCCAATGGCGGCTATACAACGCGCTGATCAGTCAAATCGGCTGGCCGAACGCCAGCCGATTCTGCATAATTAAAACGTTATCTTGCACTGGAGGTGCATATGCATACAGTAATGATTATCTGCGCTGGCTTAGTACTCGTTGCTATTCTGGCATTTGCGGCCAGGCTGGCACCTGCTTTCCGCCCCCACTATTTCATTGTCTTTGCGGTTCTCTGGTTACTCGCTGCTTGTATCAATCTATGGGTCGGCGTAGTTCACGCAGGATACTCATTAATGTATGAGTTGCCGTTCTTTTTGATCGTTTTCTTAGTCCCCATCATCACTGCCTACCTGATTAAGAAAAAGTACCTCTGATCGCTCTCAATGAATTCAGGCTAACGGGCTTTTTCAAGCTGCTGGCGAAGCTGAAACTTCTGAATTTTGC
This genomic window from Halomonas sp. TD01 contains:
- a CDS encoding MFS transporter codes for the protein MLSRHPLATIVIAQLFGTSLWFSVNGVGLALQQAVGLSESDLGLLTIAVQAGFITGTLLIATTGLADRVRASHLFAISAVAGALINAAFISVAESVSLAVAARFLVGLCLAGIYPLGMKLVVSWTPNNAGAALGWLVGMLTLGIASPHLLRGLTLHLPWQWPLLLASGLALLAALMIFKLGVGPHLPAKASGGRPWAGLAAFRQKNFRAAALGYFGHCWELYALWALVPFLVARELERLSAAPGLQPWLSFAVIALGLPGCVWAGRWSRRVGSARVAFVALATSGTLCLLYPLLGGTSPWLLLTLLGIWGISVIADSAQFSALASAAAPPERLGAALAMMNAIGFGLTIPSIALVTALWVSQGPWVIWWLLPGPVLGLIAMRGLSSSK
- a CDS encoding HlyD family type I secretion periplasmic adaptor subunit; amino-acid sequence: MSRPTSQLDFEHFVRHGRAKRPIASSLLLLTIIGFLLIGFLWAYLTEVDEVTRGQGKVVPSRSLQVVESLEGGVVTEINVRRGDTVEQGDTLMVLSGGTLEGDYEESLQRLRSLQLRLQRLEAEINQTPLALDDALSQGAPSVAASETRLFHGRQLELSAELQVLEQQGYQRSQEKAELEAALSTARSGVQLAERELAIIQPLAQRGIEPETSLLRVRQSLNELRGEVARQQSAVARAESSIAEIEDRKAAARNAFEADALAQLAEATSQVAELQKTLPGRADQVARTTIRSPVAGVVNQVHISTVGGVAGSGEPLVEVVPADDALVVEAHIRPSDIAFLYPGQPVKVKLTAYDFARYGGLDGELVTIAADAVQMPESGELMYPVEVRTDGYLFDADNEPLTIIPGMVAEIDILSGKRSVLDYLMEPVVKVRDRALRD
- a CDS encoding SapC family protein, which gives rise to MAHAAYWVPLDVKRHGGLMWQRFTAYHFAQHITQASLAEAELRHAAASFPIGFTQTASGWQAVALLGLRDEQNLIVDSQGGWRAAYVPAALRSHPFGLHAEYPEKLCIDQHSPFVVARLDAEPFFNQHGELASFPQQVLAFLQQREAGCQRVAQQLDALANAKLLALWQPEGYQGSAPLYQIDEPAWKALSAEQMGLFWQLGAVPLVYAQLISQRQLGVLRSLLQRPTTSPPEANASRPLSEWQEAFSSEERYQWPDPS
- a CDS encoding TolC family protein, with amino-acid sequence MSFNVDTRPRKRLLLSSVAAAFLLASPLLAAQTALDEPLPEAAPLPASSLEGPAFSPELTQLLTRFRWQTGQPMEATPALGALRQKIQQALEQQPRILAQRSRERESVLQIDEVRAVRLPQVNAGLEYRNDLQRTESLPDRGSRVDAVVTLSQLLVDFGASGERIRAADLSAEAAYWQSHASVEEEVLYALNAYLDVARVTAQRQLAEHNLQQHQRIFEDVQLRREAGAGSRADVLRAQSRLSDANSRLISLEGELARAINVYQEAFFTQPDELALPQGGALLSETSADQLLDNALARNASLRSQTLASEASEADAQATRNARLPSLSVAVEGRQFDVNEFNESDNDVALLFNLDYTPYSGGATSSRIAQAVERQQQSQFERQALHRELEREVRSAYTDTRTRLAELEAQTATLAAEEEALLAYRDQFAVGRSSINDLLDAQRDLFQTALELINRRVRWEQASFQQLAVTGQLLDVMEIYLERR
- a CDS encoding type I secretion system permease/ATPase, which gives rise to MSAANPHTDALEQCLTFVAARLELPVSEAAVRAQRVGANTPLTPDGFIDAAERHGMVAALGEHALTTLGNSLLPAVALLKNGRAVVIIERIDDERFALFDPALGKQPVDTALSALQAEYIGHLIAVRARYRPVTLNSEPAIQGGHWFWSALSSNRWVYTQVVIAAALTNFLGLATSLFIMVVYDRVLPNEAIESLVALTVGVSIALLFDFAVKTLRQLFIERAGQEADLRMGRRIFDHVLNLQMSAKRGSTGGFANTLREFESLRDFFASASLVALVDLPFIFLFIGVIYLIGGPLFMVPLIAVPLVLLIGLAVQPFLKRLSGQAFEESRSKQGVLIEAVAGLETIKASGAAPMIRQRWEESVQQQSNVGRKGRAIQQFALNATAFAQQAAQVSIVVYGVFLVGDGVISMGAMIACVILTGRALAPLAQLAQTMTRINQARTSYRALDQLMNMPSERPAGRHYLSRSSLEGKISLQDVSFRYPEQTTEALANINLTIEPGEKVALLGRVGSGKSTLARLLLGIYPPEKGAVLVDDTDIRQIDPADLRHNIGSVLQEAWLFSGTVRQNIAIGAHHPTDEQILQAAKLAGAHDFIARHPQGYDMPIGERGEGLSGGQRQLICLARALLGAPPMLLMDEPTSAMDIQTEKEVISRLKAASQSQTLVVVTHRTSLLALVDRVIIVDQGQIIADGPKAQVMRPVEAAPHRTREGTAL